In Chryseobacterium shigense, the following proteins share a genomic window:
- a CDS encoding GNAT family N-acetyltransferase, producing MPHSIRPANTEDYPGIMEIWESAVKATHNFLSEEDFNYFKEIIPRDYLPNLEVYLISENGKAAGFASVAEGNLEMLFIHNDMRGKGYGKRLYEFMKETTGLTKVDVNEQNTQAVGFYEKMGFKKTGRSEKDGSGKDYPLIHMSL from the coding sequence ATGCCACATTCAATCAGGCCAGCCAATACGGAAGATTATCCAGGAATTATGGAGATCTGGGAATCTGCTGTAAAAGCCACCCATAATTTTCTTTCTGAAGAGGATTTCAATTATTTTAAAGAAATTATACCACGAGATTATCTGCCCAACCTGGAAGTTTACCTTATTTCAGAGAACGGAAAGGCAGCAGGTTTTGCTTCTGTAGCTGAGGGTAATCTGGAGATGCTTTTCATTCATAATGATATGCGCGGAAAAGGTTATGGCAAAAGGCTGTACGAATTTATGAAGGAGACTACAGGCCTTACCAAAGTAGATGTTAACGAACAGAATACTCAGGCTGTCGGGTTTTATGAAAAAATGGGATTTAAAAAGACTGGAAGATCGGAAAAAGACGGTTCAGGAAAAGATTATCCGCTTATCCATATGAGTCTGTAA